A part of Jiangella alba genomic DNA contains:
- a CDS encoding PIG-L deacetylase family protein, translated as MRVLAVAAHPDDLEILCAGTLRRCVERGDEVTMAHVSRGDAGSFTQAPDEIAAIRAAEAASAAAVVGAEYVGLTESDGAVNAADEDQRRAMVRLIRDTRPDLVITHAANDYMPDHNEVSKLVFDATFTATLPNYAGDHPAHDRVPVLYHMDTLTGVGFTPTDYVDISDTFAVKTKALAMHESQLRWLDEHDGVDTLEMIDIVGRFRGLQCGVRHAEAFAVQHTWLRASPRRLLP; from the coding sequence ATGAGAGTCCTGGCGGTCGCCGCGCACCCGGACGACCTCGAGATCCTCTGCGCCGGCACGCTGCGGCGCTGCGTCGAGCGCGGCGACGAGGTCACCATGGCGCACGTGTCCCGCGGCGACGCCGGCAGCTTCACCCAGGCCCCGGACGAGATCGCGGCCATCCGGGCGGCCGAGGCGGCGTCCGCGGCGGCCGTCGTCGGCGCCGAGTACGTCGGCCTGACCGAATCCGACGGCGCGGTGAACGCCGCCGACGAGGACCAGCGCCGGGCCATGGTCCGGCTGATCCGCGACACCAGGCCGGACCTGGTGATCACCCATGCGGCGAACGACTACATGCCCGACCACAACGAGGTGTCCAAGCTCGTCTTCGACGCCACCTTCACGGCGACACTGCCGAACTACGCCGGCGACCACCCGGCCCACGACCGGGTGCCGGTGCTCTACCACATGGACACCCTCACCGGCGTCGGCTTCACCCCCACCGACTACGTCGACATCAGCGACACCTTCGCGGTCAAGACCAAGGCGCTGGCCATGCACGAGAGCCAGCTGCGCTGGCTGGACGAGCACGACGGTGTCGACACGCTGGAGATGATCGACATCGTCGGCCGCTTCCGCGGCCTGCAGTGCGGCGTCCGCCACGCCGAGGCGTTCGCCGTCCAGCACACCTGGTTGCGGGCCAGCCCGCGCCGCCTCCTCCCCTGA
- a CDS encoding ROK family protein — translation MNLASVLKVIRTRGPLTRAEVKAYTDLSRPTVNEVLAELFDRQLIADEEHVDPDGPRPGPRPRLVRFRAEAGCVLGIDVGASKTLVKVGDLAGRVLAEARHKTEAGGVDRLYGTIEAAAEQALERAGMRLDQVRGAVLSTPGVVDPRTGTVTLAPQLDDWAGQAPGDRLTTTFGCPVELENEMRLAVLGEQWQGVATEASTVVYLGLGVGVGAGILLNGHLHRGFHGTAGEIGYLPIPEPSGQPMRLGLGPFELATGAARLIEQGRRGASSGLLRELAGDGEPDERTVFAAAAQGDPEALAIVADHAAALARGIASVALVVDPELVVIGGGLSAGADVFLPTLRERVADLLPFEAPPIVPSSLADRAAVVGALRRAVELAGDRLLENGAAA, via the coding sequence ATGAACCTCGCCAGCGTGCTCAAGGTGATCCGGACTCGCGGCCCACTCACCCGGGCGGAGGTCAAGGCGTACACCGACCTGTCGCGGCCGACGGTCAACGAGGTGCTCGCCGAGTTGTTCGACCGGCAGTTGATCGCCGACGAGGAGCACGTCGACCCTGACGGCCCCCGGCCCGGCCCGCGACCCCGGCTGGTCCGGTTCCGGGCCGAGGCCGGCTGCGTGCTCGGCATCGACGTCGGCGCGTCGAAGACCCTGGTCAAGGTGGGCGACCTGGCCGGACGGGTGCTGGCCGAGGCCCGCCACAAGACCGAAGCCGGCGGGGTGGACCGGCTCTACGGCACCATCGAGGCGGCCGCCGAGCAGGCGCTGGAACGCGCCGGCATGCGGCTGGACCAGGTGCGCGGCGCCGTGCTGAGCACGCCCGGCGTGGTCGACCCCCGCACCGGGACGGTCACCCTCGCCCCGCAGCTGGACGACTGGGCCGGCCAGGCCCCCGGCGACCGCCTGACCACCACGTTCGGCTGCCCGGTCGAGCTGGAGAACGAGATGCGCCTGGCCGTGCTCGGCGAGCAGTGGCAGGGCGTGGCCACCGAGGCCTCGACCGTCGTCTATCTCGGACTGGGCGTGGGCGTCGGCGCCGGCATCCTGCTCAACGGCCACCTGCACCGGGGCTTTCACGGCACCGCCGGCGAGATCGGCTACCTGCCGATCCCGGAGCCGTCCGGTCAGCCGATGCGGCTCGGCCTGGGACCGTTCGAGCTCGCCACCGGCGCCGCCCGGCTGATCGAGCAGGGCCGGCGCGGCGCGAGCTCCGGCCTGCTCCGCGAGCTGGCCGGCGACGGCGAACCGGACGAGCGGACGGTGTTCGCGGCGGCCGCTCAGGGCGACCCGGAGGCGCTGGCCATCGTGGCCGACCATGCCGCCGCGCTCGCTCGCGGCATCGCCTCCGTGGCGCTGGTGGTCGACCCCGAACTGGTGGTCATCGGCGGCGGGCTGTCGGCGGGGGCCGACGTGTTCCTGCCCACGCTGCGCGAACGGGTGGCCGACCTGCTGCCGTTCGAGGCGCCGCCGATCGTCCCGTCCTCGCTGGCCGACCGCGCCGCCGTCGTCGGCGCCCTGCGCCGGGCCGTCGAGCTCGCCGGCGACCGTCTGCTGGAGAACGGAGCGGCCGCATGA
- a CDS encoding ABC transporter permease — protein MALTEVAPPDTGAGQRAQARRRPGRRWWPWRSYLARRVGKSAITLYLVVSLSFFLIRFMPGNPADAYIAQLMSSQGLSYADAANQARSVLAFDPDAPLVQQYLQYLGGLARGDLGESITSPGTTVVSQLTTFVPWTLFSVGLGLLLSFALGVAAGVLVAYRRGGLLDHVVTNVSSFLHAVPNYVWAMLILVVFGVQFGWFDVTAVRGTHSAGVEPGFTPEFIGDIFFHAGLPILVYVLTSFGGWFLTMKSSTVQVLDEDFVTVARARGLTGARIGVHYVGRNAVLPLFAQLAVSVGFVVGGSTLIERIFQYNGVGYHLFDALTKRDYPMLQGFILVLTFSVIVANLLADVLLSRIDPRISAGQEGR, from the coding sequence GTGGCGCTGACCGAAGTCGCTCCGCCCGACACCGGGGCCGGCCAGCGGGCGCAGGCCCGGCGCCGGCCCGGCCGCCGCTGGTGGCCCTGGCGCAGCTACCTGGCCCGCCGGGTCGGGAAGAGCGCGATCACCTTGTACCTGGTGGTGTCGCTGTCGTTCTTCCTGATCAGGTTCATGCCGGGCAACCCGGCCGACGCCTACATCGCCCAGCTGATGAGCAGCCAGGGCCTGTCATACGCCGACGCGGCGAACCAGGCCCGGTCGGTGCTCGCGTTCGACCCCGACGCGCCGCTGGTCCAGCAGTACCTGCAGTACCTGGGCGGGCTGGCCCGCGGCGACCTGGGCGAGTCGATCACCTCACCGGGCACGACGGTGGTCAGCCAGCTGACGACGTTCGTGCCGTGGACGCTGTTCAGCGTCGGCCTCGGCCTGCTGCTGTCGTTCGCCCTCGGCGTGGCGGCCGGCGTGCTGGTCGCCTACCGGCGCGGTGGCCTCCTCGACCACGTGGTGACCAACGTGTCGTCGTTCCTGCACGCCGTGCCGAACTACGTGTGGGCGATGCTGATCCTGGTCGTCTTCGGAGTGCAGTTCGGCTGGTTCGACGTCACCGCGGTCCGCGGCACCCACTCGGCCGGGGTCGAGCCCGGCTTCACCCCCGAGTTCATCGGCGACATCTTCTTCCACGCCGGGCTGCCCATCCTGGTCTACGTGCTGACCTCCTTCGGGGGCTGGTTCCTCACCATGAAGTCGTCCACCGTGCAGGTGCTGGACGAGGACTTCGTGACGGTGGCCAGGGCACGCGGCCTGACCGGCGCCCGGATCGGGGTGCACTACGTCGGCCGGAACGCGGTGCTGCCGCTGTTCGCGCAGCTGGCGGTGTCGGTCGGGTTCGTCGTCGGCGGCTCGACCCTCATCGAGCGGATCTTCCAGTACAACGGCGTCGGCTATCACCTGTTCGACGCGCTGACCAAGCGGGACTACCCGATGCTGCAGGGCTTCATCCTGGTGCTCACCTTCTCGGTCATCGTCGCGAACCTGCTGGCCGACGTCCTGCTGTCGCGGATCGATCCGCGGATCTCCGCCGGCCAGGAAGGACGCTGA
- a CDS encoding ABC transporter permease: MASTTPARSSGRLRTVRAGLTRSITGTIGGAVFLIMIVGALVAPLFVQADTATDLTAIYQPPSAAHWLGTDDEGKDIAKQILVGGRDIVIVGLVAAGVSTLIAVAFGALAAYRGGWVDSLIVQVTDFVLTVPQFVLLLVLSAYLRLDSATLLAVLLGLLAWPSLLRAVRAQVLSLKGREFVEAARLVDLGTWRILFREILPNMASYLLVHFILAMTGAVYALAGLYLLGLAPMSGTNWGIMIHQAWTKGAFFYSGGLPYILSPLIVIAILQLSAIWLVRSLEELLNPRLRAQG, encoded by the coding sequence ATGGCCTCGACGACCCCTGCCCGGTCCAGTGGCCGGCTGCGCACCGTGCGGGCGGGTCTGACCCGCAGCATCACCGGAACCATCGGCGGCGCGGTGTTCCTGATCATGATCGTCGGTGCGCTGGTCGCCCCGCTGTTCGTGCAGGCGGACACCGCGACCGACCTGACCGCGATCTACCAGCCGCCGAGCGCGGCACACTGGCTCGGCACCGACGACGAGGGCAAGGACATCGCCAAGCAGATCCTCGTCGGCGGCCGCGACATCGTCATCGTCGGACTGGTCGCGGCCGGGGTGTCGACCCTGATCGCGGTGGCCTTCGGGGCCCTGGCCGCCTACCGAGGCGGCTGGGTCGACTCGCTGATCGTGCAGGTCACCGACTTCGTGCTCACCGTGCCACAGTTCGTACTGCTGCTGGTGCTGTCGGCGTACCTGCGGCTGGACAGCGCGACGCTGCTGGCCGTCCTGCTGGGGCTGCTGGCCTGGCCGTCGCTGCTGCGGGCGGTCCGGGCCCAGGTGCTGTCGCTGAAGGGGCGGGAGTTCGTCGAGGCGGCCCGGCTGGTCGACCTGGGCACCTGGCGCATCCTGTTCCGGGAGATCCTGCCGAACATGGCCAGCTACCTGCTGGTCCACTTCATCCTCGCGATGACCGGCGCGGTCTACGCGCTCGCCGGGCTGTACCTGCTCGGGCTGGCCCCGATGTCCGGGACCAACTGGGGCATCATGATCCACCAGGCCTGGACCAAGGGCGCCTTCTTCTACAGCGGCGGGCTGCCCTACATCCTCAGCCCGCTGATCGTCATCGCGATCCTGCAGCTCTCGGCGATCTGGCTGGTCCGCTCGCTGGAGGAACTGCTCAACCCACGGCTGCGGGCGCAGGGGTGA
- a CDS encoding ABC transporter ATP-binding protein: protein MNTDALLEIRGLNVDYRTSRRSTVPVLRDIDLSVRPGEAVALVGESGCGKTTLALAMLRLLPKLGQVRSGSIGFRSGDGEWCDLLAMDGGRLRRFRWAEAAMVYQGAMNALNPLTRIRSQFLETARAHRSGDADRVVLNRAAELLELVALEPGRVLNAYPHQLSGGMRQRVLIALALLLRPRLLVLDEPTTALDILTQRGIVDTLIRLKDELRFAMVFVSHDLPLAAELADRVATMYGGRIVELGPTRELFYRPRHPYTMGLIRAVPPVAADAPEIVSIPGSPPGFGALPPGCAFHPRCRFAGPECAVTDVPLTTLSVDHRAACLRLDATDLEAVSHRG, encoded by the coding sequence ATGAACACCGACGCGCTGCTGGAGATCCGCGGCCTGAACGTCGACTACCGGACCTCCCGCCGGAGCACCGTCCCGGTGCTGCGCGACATCGACCTGAGCGTGCGGCCCGGCGAGGCCGTCGCGCTGGTGGGCGAGAGCGGCTGCGGCAAGACGACGCTGGCGCTGGCCATGCTCCGGCTGCTGCCGAAACTCGGTCAGGTGCGGTCCGGGTCGATCGGGTTCCGCAGCGGCGACGGCGAGTGGTGCGACCTGCTCGCCATGGACGGGGGCCGGCTGCGGCGCTTCCGCTGGGCCGAGGCCGCCATGGTCTACCAGGGCGCGATGAACGCGCTCAATCCGCTCACCCGCATCAGGAGCCAGTTCCTGGAGACCGCGCGTGCGCACCGGTCCGGCGATGCCGACCGGGTGGTCCTCAACCGGGCCGCCGAGCTGCTGGAGCTGGTGGCGCTGGAGCCGGGCCGGGTGCTGAACGCCTACCCGCACCAGTTGTCCGGCGGCATGCGCCAGCGCGTGCTGATCGCGCTGGCGCTGCTGCTGCGGCCGCGGCTGCTGGTGCTGGACGAGCCGACGACGGCGCTGGACATCCTAACCCAGCGGGGCATCGTCGACACCTTGATCCGGCTGAAGGACGAGCTCCGGTTCGCCATGGTGTTCGTGTCGCACGACCTGCCGCTGGCCGCCGAACTGGCCGACCGGGTCGCCACCATGTACGGCGGGCGGATCGTCGAGCTCGGGCCCACCCGGGAGCTGTTCTACCGGCCGCGGCACCCCTACACCATGGGCCTGATCAGGGCGGTGCCGCCGGTGGCCGCCGACGCGCCGGAGATCGTCTCCATCCCCGGCTCGCCGCCCGGCTTCGGCGCGTTGCCGCCGGGGTGCGCGTTCCATCCGCGGTGCCGGTTCGCCGGGCCCGAGTGCGCCGTCACCGACGTGCCGCTGACCACGCTCTCCGTCGATCACCGGGCCGCGTGCCTGCGGCTCGACGCGACCGACCTCGAGGCGGTGAGCCACCGTGGCTGA
- a CDS encoding ABC transporter ATP-binding protein translates to MADALLRLENVGRVFPTDAGPAPAVDGVDLALAAGSVTCLVGESGSGKTTTARIAAGLTTASSGRVLFDGRPLAELGRSGLVAFRRAVQYIHQDPYASLNPTRTVQSTLVSALLRQRRRGLWCGRSEHRAARSRAAELLSMVDLTPPENYLAKYPHQLSGGQRQRVAIARALTTGPRLIIADESTSMLDVSIRISLLNVLTGLRERLDVGYLFITHDLALAKYFGRDGRTAVMYLGRIVENGPTSRVIGDPQHPYTRALLAAVPEPDPDLTRGKRAIELRSADVPSLTAIPDGCPFHPRCPMARPEPCQLERPVLTGAAGHRAACHRTADVRAELPLLGDSAVTR, encoded by the coding sequence GTGGCTGACGCCCTGCTCCGGCTGGAGAACGTCGGCCGGGTCTTCCCGACCGACGCCGGCCCCGCGCCCGCCGTCGACGGCGTCGACCTGGCGCTGGCCGCCGGCTCGGTGACCTGCTTGGTGGGGGAGAGCGGCTCCGGGAAGACGACCACCGCCCGGATCGCCGCCGGGCTGACCACCGCGTCGTCCGGCCGGGTGCTCTTCGACGGACGGCCGCTGGCGGAGCTGGGCCGATCCGGCCTGGTCGCCTTCCGCCGGGCCGTGCAGTACATCCACCAGGACCCGTACGCGTCGCTGAACCCGACGCGCACGGTGCAGAGCACCCTGGTCTCCGCGCTGCTCCGGCAGCGGCGGCGGGGGTTGTGGTGCGGCCGGAGCGAGCACCGGGCGGCGCGCTCGCGCGCGGCCGAGCTGCTGTCGATGGTGGACCTGACCCCACCGGAGAACTACCTGGCCAAGTACCCGCACCAGCTCTCCGGCGGGCAGCGGCAGCGGGTGGCGATCGCCCGCGCGCTGACCACCGGACCGCGGCTCATCATCGCCGACGAGTCGACCTCGATGCTCGACGTGTCCATCCGCATCAGCCTGCTCAACGTGCTCACCGGCCTGCGTGAGCGGCTCGACGTCGGCTATCTGTTCATCACCCACGATCTCGCCCTGGCGAAGTACTTCGGCCGCGACGGCCGCACCGCGGTGATGTACCTCGGCCGCATCGTGGAGAACGGCCCGACGTCACGGGTGATCGGCGACCCGCAGCACCCGTACACCCGGGCGTTGCTGGCGGCGGTGCCCGAGCCCGACCCCGACCTCACCCGCGGCAAGCGCGCCATCGAACTGCGCAGCGCCGACGTTCCCAGCCTGACGGCGATCCCCGACGGCTGCCCGTTCCACCCCCGCTGCCCGATGGCCCGGCCGGAGCCCTGCCAGCTGGAGCGGCCCGTGCTCACCGGCGCTGCCGGCCACCGTGCGGCGTGCCACCGCACGGCCGACGTCCGGGCCGAACTGCCGCTGCTCGGTGACTCGGCGGTGACCCGGTGA
- a CDS encoding ABC transporter substrate-binding protein: protein MSDPTPVLLTRRTVLGLLGAGAAAAALGACSAAGSDGSQSPGGTPGRRIFRAAYPYEAPPKGHFNLLTGVAEGIRLGYLIDLVQLPGAMYNWQDQTYYHLLADPSSGFAADRTTFSYVVRDGLSWSDGTPVTAKDVYSTWLLQAALGHSAHQYVTSFEQTDERTVTFQLSKPAPVVEYYLLRLQIVPDIQYGPLAAEVEPLYAGRTLKESPDLAALTKKIGEFRPDAPLANGPFAFDPATVTDAQLELVKNPTGYLADTVAWDGILVHNGQTEAVTPLVLAEKIDYATHAFPVATTKQLEQQGFRILRPPVHSGLALYFSFGRRPEFADKRVRQALAHAIDRSQQAEVTFGDSGRPGQYMSGMSDVQVEQWLGESDRGKLAGYEFDRDKAEQLLLAAGWRRDGATWITSAGTPATYDISYPTQLIDYAAAAQNVAGQLNEWGFEIVQRGGDNTQVRLDIGKGEFDLAILTWGMTGNPFPSEAYIADFLTFNYAMLAPDRGIDFPLTQQTDAVGEIDLEQAVIDSAVGASPEELKGKATTLALAFNELLPIVPLVERYANNPVLTSAVTGYPDDDASVMQNSIYADNPTAILMFDGTLEPA from the coding sequence ATGTCCGACCCCACCCCGGTCCTGCTCACCCGCCGGACCGTCCTCGGCCTCCTCGGGGCCGGCGCCGCGGCCGCCGCACTGGGCGCCTGCAGCGCAGCCGGCAGCGACGGCTCGCAGTCGCCCGGCGGCACCCCCGGCCGCCGGATCTTCCGCGCCGCCTACCCGTACGAAGCGCCGCCGAAGGGACACTTCAACCTGCTGACCGGCGTCGCCGAGGGCATCCGGCTGGGCTACCTCATCGACCTGGTGCAGCTGCCGGGCGCGATGTACAACTGGCAGGACCAGACGTACTACCACCTGCTGGCCGACCCGTCGTCCGGGTTCGCCGCGGACCGCACGACCTTCAGCTACGTCGTCCGCGACGGGCTGAGCTGGAGCGACGGCACCCCCGTCACGGCCAAGGACGTGTACTCCACCTGGCTGCTGCAGGCCGCGCTCGGGCACTCGGCGCACCAGTACGTGACGTCGTTCGAGCAGACCGACGAGCGCACCGTCACGTTCCAGCTGAGCAAGCCCGCGCCGGTGGTCGAGTACTACCTGCTGCGGCTGCAGATCGTGCCGGACATCCAGTACGGGCCGCTGGCCGCCGAGGTCGAGCCGCTGTACGCCGGCCGCACGCTGAAGGAGAGCCCGGACCTGGCCGCGCTGACCAAGAAGATCGGTGAGTTCCGCCCGGACGCGCCGCTGGCCAACGGCCCGTTCGCGTTCGACCCGGCGACCGTCACGGACGCCCAGCTGGAGCTGGTGAAGAACCCGACCGGCTACCTGGCCGACACGGTCGCGTGGGACGGCATCCTCGTGCACAACGGGCAGACCGAGGCGGTCACCCCGCTGGTGCTGGCCGAGAAGATCGACTACGCCACCCACGCCTTCCCCGTGGCCACCACGAAGCAGCTGGAGCAGCAGGGCTTCCGGATCCTGCGGCCGCCGGTGCACAGCGGGCTGGCGCTGTACTTCAGCTTCGGCCGTCGCCCGGAGTTCGCCGACAAGCGGGTGCGGCAGGCGCTGGCGCACGCCATCGACCGCAGCCAGCAGGCCGAGGTGACGTTCGGCGACTCCGGACGACCCGGTCAGTACATGTCCGGCATGTCCGACGTCCAAGTCGAGCAGTGGCTCGGCGAGAGCGACCGGGGCAAGCTGGCCGGCTACGAGTTCGACCGCGACAAGGCCGAGCAGCTGCTGCTCGCGGCCGGCTGGCGGCGCGACGGCGCGACGTGGATCACCTCCGCGGGCACGCCGGCGACCTACGACATCAGCTACCCGACGCAGCTGATCGACTACGCCGCCGCGGCGCAGAACGTCGCCGGCCAGCTCAACGAGTGGGGCTTCGAGATCGTCCAGCGCGGCGGCGACAACACCCAGGTGCGGCTGGACATCGGCAAGGGCGAGTTCGACCTGGCGATCCTGACCTGGGGCATGACGGGGAACCCGTTCCCGTCCGAGGCCTACATCGCCGACTTCCTCACCTTCAACTACGCGATGCTGGCGCCGGACCGGGGCATCGACTTCCCGCTCACCCAGCAGACCGACGCGGTCGGCGAGATCGACCTCGAGCAGGCCGTCATCGACAGCGCCGTCGGCGCCTCGCCCGAGGAGCTGAAGGGCAAGGCGACCACCCTGGCGCTGGCCTTCAACGAGTTGCTGCCGATCGTGCCGCTGGTCGAGCGGTACGCCAACAACCCGGTGCTGACCAGCGCGGTGACCGGCTACCCGGACGACGACGCGTCGGTGATGCAGAACTCGATCTACGCCGACAACCCGACCGCGATCCTGATGTTCGACGGCACCCTCGAGCCGGCCTGA
- a CDS encoding Gfo/Idh/MocA family protein: MTAQRETGRGRYRVGVIGAGVRAGAYFTNIPAELTGTIELAAVADPDPARREAFGKLFGGESATPYETGAELLAPEALAASELDAVVIGTPNDQHAPDIVAAADAGLTVLAEKPVAISVAECAALWAATERAADRIVVGFVLRYVPFYARVREIVAGGSLGEILAIDADENLGTGLTRLFHRSWRASAARSGGFMVEKCCHDFDILNWLVGTPPVRVFSMAARSHFRPRPEAEKRERFITRDTGLELDFGERDWTDVFVPHEENNPYDLGADIPDHQQAIVEFAGGTLCTLTAAMAQPHTNRRLRIFGTDGALEGDLASGRIVVSSPNPADDGWRSHEELVTTNDSGHHGGDAVIGHAFWHTVAGVPDLSRAGVREGIAAVLVAAGAEESAATGRQVDLTAHHRQVFGPVV; encoded by the coding sequence GTGACAGCGCAGCGTGAGACCGGCCGCGGCCGGTACCGGGTCGGCGTGATCGGCGCCGGCGTCCGGGCCGGCGCCTACTTCACCAACATCCCGGCCGAACTGACCGGCACGATCGAGCTCGCGGCGGTCGCCGATCCCGATCCGGCCCGCCGGGAGGCCTTCGGGAAGCTCTTCGGCGGCGAATCCGCCACACCGTACGAGACCGGGGCCGAGCTGCTGGCGCCGGAGGCCCTGGCGGCGAGCGAGCTCGACGCCGTGGTCATCGGCACCCCGAACGACCAGCATGCGCCCGACATCGTCGCCGCCGCCGACGCGGGCCTGACGGTGCTGGCCGAGAAGCCGGTGGCGATCAGCGTGGCCGAGTGTGCCGCGCTGTGGGCCGCCACCGAGCGCGCGGCCGACCGGATCGTCGTCGGCTTCGTGCTGCGCTACGTGCCGTTCTACGCCCGGGTCCGCGAGATCGTGGCCGGCGGATCCCTGGGCGAGATCCTGGCCATCGACGCGGACGAGAACCTCGGCACCGGGCTGACCAGGCTGTTCCACCGGAGCTGGCGCGCCAGTGCGGCGCGCAGCGGCGGCTTCATGGTGGAGAAGTGCTGCCACGACTTCGACATCCTCAACTGGCTGGTCGGCACACCACCGGTCCGGGTGTTCTCGATGGCCGCCCGCAGCCACTTCAGGCCCCGGCCGGAGGCGGAGAAACGAGAGCGGTTCATCACCCGCGACACCGGTCTCGAACTCGACTTCGGCGAGCGCGACTGGACCGACGTCTTCGTGCCGCACGAGGAGAACAACCCGTACGACCTCGGGGCCGACATCCCCGATCACCAGCAGGCGATCGTCGAGTTCGCCGGCGGCACGCTGTGCACCCTGACGGCGGCGATGGCGCAGCCCCACACCAACCGGCGGCTGCGGATCTTCGGCACGGACGGCGCCCTGGAGGGCGATCTGGCCAGCGGCCGCATCGTCGTCAGCAGCCCGAATCCGGCCGATGACGGCTGGCGCAGCCACGAGGAACTGGTCACCACGAACGACTCCGGTCACCACGGCGGCGACGCGGTGATCGGCCACGCCTTCTGGCACACCGTCGCCGGAGTTCCCGACCTGTCCCGGGCGGGCGTCCGGGAAGGCATCGCCGCCGTGCTGGTCGCGGCCGGCGCCGAGGAGTCCGCGGCCACCGGCCGGCAGGTCGACCTCACCGCACACCACCGGCAGGTCTTCGGCCCGGTCGTCTGA